In Myxocyprinus asiaticus isolate MX2 ecotype Aquarium Trade chromosome 32, UBuf_Myxa_2, whole genome shotgun sequence, one genomic interval encodes:
- the LOC127423311 gene encoding class A basic helix-loop-helix protein 15-like produces MKSKGKGSKRGRQSWAEQDDPGFTLETEPGSSEQEGSEASVRLDGSWRTLRGEGHGGTRVGQRRRRKHSSAKEHNVRRLESNERERQRMHKLNNAFQALREAIPHVKTDKKLSKIETLTLAKNYIKALTTIVLGMSNACLPHPEGHVETNVSRLLQYYQQHLEEEGEEEGEEGLSSYLSHIHSFSQGS; encoded by the coding sequence ATGAAGTCCAAAGGAAAGGGGTCAAAGCGGGGCAGACAGTCTTGGGCAGAACAGGACGACCCAGGCTTCACGCTGGAAACAGAGCCAGGTTCCAGCGAGCAGGAGGGTTCAGAGGCGTCCGTGAGGCTCGATGGATCGTGGAGAACATTGAGAGGTGAGGGGCATGGTGGTACAAGGGTAGGCCAACGTCGTAGACGAAAACACAGCAGTGCTAAGGAACACAACGTCCGCAGACTGGAGAGTAATGAAAGGGAGAGGCAGAGGATGCACAAACTTAACAATGCTTTTCAGGCCCTACGAGAGGCCATTCCTCATGTTAAAACAGACAAGAAACTTTCCAAGATCGAGACTCTTACGTTGGCCAAAAATTACATCAAGGCCTTAACCACAATCGTACTGGGCATGTCGAATGCTTGTCTGCCTCATCCAGAGGGTCATGTGGAGACGAACGTCTCCCGGCTTCTGCAGTACTATCAGCAGCATCTggaggaggagggggaggaggagggggaggagggccTCTCCAGCTACCTGAGCCACATTCACAGCTTCAGCCAAGGCAGCTAA